Proteins from a genomic interval of Verrucomicrobiota bacterium:
- the pyrH gene encoding UMP kinase: MPTKRSSPPSIRTAAKKSNPKYKRILLKLSGEVIADDDEHISSENTGKIADQIKEVYKLGVQVAMTIGGGNIWRGATASHAGMDRTTADYMGMLATVINGLRLQEALEQKGVPTRVQTAIEMKNVAEPFIRRRAIRHLEKKRVVIFVGGTGNPYFSTDTTAALRASEINAEVVLKATKVDGIYDCDPVKNPKANRFPKISYIDALRKQLKVMDSTAFSLCMDNRMPIVVFDVFRKGNLKAVALGKKVGTLVAD, encoded by the coding sequence ATGCCAACAAAAAGATCAAGTCCACCCAGTATTCGGACTGCAGCTAAGAAATCTAATCCAAAGTATAAAAGAATTCTCTTAAAGCTGAGTGGCGAAGTTATTGCTGACGATGATGAGCACATCTCTTCAGAGAATACCGGCAAAATCGCCGACCAAATTAAGGAAGTCTATAAGCTAGGAGTTCAGGTTGCTATGACCATAGGTGGTGGCAACATATGGCGCGGGGCTACAGCCTCGCACGCCGGCATGGACCGCACCACCGCTGACTATATGGGTATGCTAGCTACGGTTATCAATGGTCTCCGTCTCCAGGAAGCCTTGGAACAAAAGGGCGTGCCGACGCGGGTGCAAACTGCTATCGAAATGAAGAATGTGGCAGAACCCTTTATTCGCAGACGGGCGATTAGGCATTTAGAGAAAAAGCGTGTGGTTATATTTGTTGGGGGCACTGGGAATCCCTATTTCTCTACGGATACAACAGCAGCCTTACGTGCGAGTGAGATAAATGCTGAAGTCGTCCTAAAAGCAACCAAAGTGGATGGTATCTATGATTGTGACCCAGTTAAAAATCCCAAGGCTAACCGTTTTCCTAAAATCTCTTATATAGATGCACTTAGAAAGCAGCTCAAGGTGATGGATTCTACGGCCTTTTCCTTATGCATGGACAACCGTATGCCGATTGTTGTATTTGATGTCTTTCGCAAGGGTAATCTCAAAGCAGTTGCCTTGGGCAAAAAAGTTGGCACACTGGTCGCTGATTAA
- the frr gene encoding ribosome recycling factor, producing MDTDEILMQTEEKMDKTLQKVKEDFQGVRTGKASPALVENIKVDCYGSTMRLRETAGITTPEPRLIMIQPWDASNVDPIRKAIEEANIGITPMVDGKIIRLPIPELSEERRKDLIKVVKKMGEDGKIAIRHARRDCLDQLKKEEKASTITQDDLKVSEKSTQDLTDKFVKQIDEMVGSKEKELLTI from the coding sequence ATGGATACAGACGAAATCTTGATGCAAACGGAAGAGAAGATGGACAAAACCCTTCAAAAAGTGAAAGAGGATTTTCAAGGAGTTCGCACTGGCAAAGCCTCTCCTGCTCTCGTTGAAAATATTAAAGTAGACTGTTATGGCTCAACAATGCGTCTTAGAGAGACCGCTGGAATTACTACACCAGAGCCTCGGCTCATAATGATTCAGCCATGGGACGCTTCAAACGTTGATCCCATTCGTAAGGCAATTGAGGAAGCTAATATTGGAATCACTCCAATGGTTGACGGTAAAATCATTCGCCTTCCTATTCCGGAGTTATCAGAGGAACGTCGTAAAGACCTTATCAAAGTAGTTAAAAAAATGGGTGAAGACGGAAAAATCGCAATCCGTCACGCGCGCAGAGATTGCTTAGATCAACTTAAAAAAGAGGAAAAAGCCTCTACTATCACGCAGGATGATTTAAAAGTTTCTGAAAAATCGACTCAAGACCTGACGGATAAATTTGTGAAACAGATAGATGAGATGGTCGGCAGTAAGGAAAAAGAGCTGCTGACTATTTAA